Proteins encoded together in one Chitinophaga varians window:
- a CDS encoding RNA polymerase sigma factor produces the protein MAQEQNDRIQATVKQERKRLLHFIRQRVNNASDAEDILQDVLYQFTEYLRLGSQIDSITGWLFAVTRNRITDWFRKKKETPFTDFTREIEGEEVLFLPEILADENLQADTPLTRKIISEAITQAIDELPAEQKQVFLQHELEGKSFKEMSEETGIGVNTLLSRKRYAVLYLRERLAELYQELFNN, from the coding sequence ATGGCCCAAGAGCAAAACGACCGCATACAGGCTACGGTAAAGCAGGAACGCAAGCGTTTACTGCACTTCATCCGGCAGCGTGTCAACAACGCGTCGGATGCGGAGGACATATTGCAGGACGTACTGTACCAGTTCACCGAATACCTGCGCCTCGGCAGTCAGATAGACTCCATTACGGGCTGGCTCTTTGCGGTGACGCGCAACCGGATCACCGACTGGTTCCGCAAGAAAAAAGAAACACCTTTCACCGACTTTACGCGCGAAATAGAAGGAGAGGAAGTCCTTTTTCTGCCGGAAATCCTTGCTGATGAAAACTTACAAGCCGACACCCCGTTAACGCGGAAGATCATATCGGAAGCGATTACACAGGCTATCGATGAATTACCTGCCGAACAAAAACAGGTCTTCCTGCAACACGAACTGGAAGGCAAATCATTTAAGGAAATGAGCGAAGAAACAGGCATCGGCGTCAATACGCTGTTGTCCAGGAAACGCTATGCAGTGCTGTATCTGCGGGAACGGCTGGCAGAACTTTATCAGGAACTATTTAATAACTAA